A genomic segment from Desulfonatronum lacustre DSM 10312 encodes:
- a CDS encoding STAS domain-containing protein, with the protein MRIDTDAGTLRVVLPEDCLIFEVEAHAQLLAEAQWDAASINQVVVDLGAVQSMDTAYYQLVLCIERTARDMNVPCLLENVGPAFRELQELYGLRLSVDQDQADGPNLQEQGEHP; encoded by the coding sequence ATGCGAATAGATACGGACGCCGGAACCTTGCGTGTTGTTTTGCCGGAAGATTGCCTGATTTTCGAAGTCGAAGCGCATGCCCAATTGTTGGCCGAGGCCCAATGGGACGCCGCGAGCATCAATCAGGTGGTCGTGGACCTGGGCGCGGTTCAGTCCATGGACACGGCGTATTATCAATTGGTGCTGTGCATCGAACGGACGGCCCGGGACATGAACGTCCCCTGTTTGCTGGAGAATGTCGGCCCGGCCTTCCGGGAACTCCAGGAGTTGTACGGCCTGCGGTTGTCCGTGGACCAGGACCAAGCCGACGGCCCCAATCTTCAAGAGCAAGGAGAACACCCATGA
- a CDS encoding response regulator, producing the protein MKSVLIVDDAVSMRGLVAMTLRGAGYEVAEASDGKEALNVLGGGKKFDMILTDLNMPNMDGISLIKAVKAMPKHKFLPIVMLTTESEDGKKQEGQQAGAKAWIVKPFKPDTLLAVVKKIIG; encoded by the coding sequence ATGAAATCTGTTTTGATCGTTGATGACGCGGTTTCCATGCGCGGGCTGGTAGCCATGACCCTGCGCGGAGCCGGATACGAGGTTGCTGAGGCTTCGGACGGCAAGGAGGCCCTGAATGTTCTCGGCGGCGGCAAGAAGTTCGACATGATCCTGACCGACCTGAACATGCCCAACATGGACGGCATCAGCCTGATCAAGGCCGTCAAGGCCATGCCCAAGCATAAGTTTTTGCCCATCGTGATGCTGACCACGGAGAGCGAGGACGGCAAGAAGCAGGAAGGCCAACAAGCTGGGGCCAAGGCCTGGATCGTCAAGCCCTTCAAGCCGGACACCCTGCTGGCCGTTGTCAAAAAAATTATTGGCTGA
- a CDS encoding chemotaxis protein CheW yields the protein MTTAMTTTARQSDDRSHCVAQNSENQGRLLCFLAAGREYAVAMEHVQRIISRKPLITPPDTVPGLLGLTSHQDQSLAVFELDGLLGRSAADAAPSPGDPQDWRYILILEHGATRLGLAIHAPRDILAAEAAALSQTEDDADESEIAGVLRLDNGRRIVFVLRLSRLVGHDARNHADFAAQAAGSGEYSPDRASECGPKTEDPSDDRRHVCFELAGTLFAAPMNRVREVTRLGQITPVPQARPYYAGLINLRGEIMPALDLRLRLGLPQAQATEETRILVVGGRNKHGLIVDRIADPVDLDQTALEPLPDACRDNPAKGFVHAVAKLNQRNRADHLNQGKPILLLDLDAVTRKTDE from the coding sequence ATGACCACGGCCATGACCACGACTGCCCGACAATCCGATGATCGGTCCCACTGCGTCGCTCAGAACTCCGAAAACCAGGGTCGGCTGTTGTGTTTTCTCGCCGCGGGACGGGAATATGCCGTGGCCATGGAGCACGTCCAGCGGATCATTTCCCGCAAACCCTTGATCACTCCGCCGGACACGGTCCCCGGACTGCTCGGCCTGACCTCGCACCAGGACCAAAGCCTTGCGGTATTCGAGTTGGACGGGCTGCTGGGCCGGTCCGCGGCCGACGCCGCGCCTTCTCCGGGCGACCCTCAAGACTGGCGCTACATCCTGATTCTGGAGCACGGTGCGACCCGCCTGGGTCTGGCCATCCACGCCCCCCGGGACATCCTTGCCGCGGAAGCCGCCGCGCTCAGCCAGACCGAGGACGACGCGGATGAATCTGAAATCGCCGGCGTGCTGCGTCTGGATAACGGCCGGCGCATCGTCTTCGTGCTGCGCCTCTCCCGCCTTGTGGGCCACGATGCCCGGAACCACGCGGATTTTGCGGCCCAGGCCGCGGGGTCCGGCGAGTATTCCCCGGACCGCGCATCGGAGTGCGGCCCCAAGACCGAAGACCCGTCCGATGACCGCCGTCATGTCTGCTTCGAGCTGGCCGGCACCCTGTTCGCCGCACCCATGAACAGGGTCCGCGAGGTGACCCGCCTCGGCCAGATCACGCCTGTGCCCCAGGCCCGCCCGTATTACGCCGGTCTGATCAACCTGCGCGGGGAGATCATGCCCGCCCTGGATCTGCGTTTGCGCTTGGGCCTGCCCCAAGCCCAGGCCACGGAGGAGACCCGGATTCTCGTGGTGGGAGGACGGAACAAGCATGGTCTGATCGTCGATCGGATCGCCGATCCCGTGGATCTGGACCAGACCGCCCTGGAGCCCTTGCCCGATGCCTGTCGCGACAATCCGGCCAAAGGCTTCGTCCATGCCGTGGCCAAGTTGAATCAACGGAACCGCGCGGATCATTTGAATCAGGGCAAGCCGATCCTGCTTCTGGATCTGGACGCGGTGACGCGGAAGACGGATGAATGA
- a CDS encoding chemotaxis protein CheA codes for MAASRTMEPLNASPHDTVTGRDDMELRLLRDFQLEASENLDEAEQALLAIDQNSGDRKALEELCRRIHSIKGTASYVGLHAISDLAHALEAILETTKHQAGFSMPGSLLDACFETVDALRRMVDQPEDHQPPQSVLRRLEEERTALGLTSGATAPAPLAAVDPTSIFIDSAGQHVESMRVCLERMNTGQGEDKTTLDMFFRAAHSLKSSACYMGFKDIEVNAERIENVLCAVRQGEIVCSEPLLNVLAEHLAGVTLHFGQVVRESGENSKQNTVMSPAGSDFAAPNSTTSSFAVAGASMPDGGGPTPGRTMRIDQNLLDGFMNLVGELIVARNVLGHVQKRLDREADASLPGLRELRGACQLVSRISDAMQRNIMALRMVPVKTVFQKLPRIIRDVTQKNGKKIDLVLHGEETEIDKGIAEEISDPLVHIIRNAADHGIELPDLRRERGKPERGTVAIKAGQEGNSFVIEILDDGAGIDTDLVLEKALERGLIQPDQADRISREEIIQLIFAPGFSTAREVSSISGRGVGMDVVLTNIRKVKGAVKIDSQQGQGTRIRLELPLTLAVVETLLVGVGRETFAIPVEAVRETVKLKRSAIKSMMKRRAMTLRGEVIGLETLAEILGMNRDHGLPRMVDAARDEDDDIPVLILQNGDELLGVAVDKLQRQEEIVIKPLVGYLADLPGLAGASILGDGRALLVLDPLELMQAASRGVLP; via the coding sequence GTGGCCGCTTCACGCACGATGGAACCTTTGAACGCTTCGCCGCACGACACCGTGACCGGTCGCGACGATATGGAGTTGCGCCTGTTGCGGGATTTCCAACTTGAAGCGTCGGAAAACCTGGACGAAGCCGAGCAGGCCCTGCTGGCCATCGACCAGAACAGCGGCGATCGGAAGGCTCTGGAGGAATTGTGCCGACGCATCCACTCCATCAAGGGTACGGCATCCTATGTCGGACTGCACGCCATTTCCGACCTGGCCCATGCCCTGGAAGCCATCCTGGAAACCACGAAGCACCAGGCCGGGTTCAGCATGCCGGGGTCCCTGCTGGACGCCTGCTTTGAGACCGTGGACGCCCTGCGCCGGATGGTCGACCAGCCGGAGGATCATCAGCCGCCGCAAAGCGTGCTGCGCCGCCTGGAGGAGGAACGGACGGCTCTGGGCCTGACATCGGGCGCCACCGCCCCCGCGCCTTTGGCCGCGGTGGATCCGACGTCCATTTTTATCGATTCGGCCGGTCAGCATGTGGAGAGCATGCGGGTCTGTCTGGAACGGATGAACACGGGGCAGGGCGAGGACAAAACCACCTTGGATATGTTTTTTCGTGCCGCCCATTCCTTGAAAAGCAGCGCCTGCTACATGGGGTTTAAAGATATCGAGGTGAACGCCGAGCGGATTGAAAATGTTCTGTGCGCCGTGCGCCAGGGCGAAATAGTCTGTTCCGAGCCGCTGTTGAACGTCTTGGCCGAACATCTGGCCGGGGTGACGCTGCATTTCGGACAAGTAGTGCGCGAATCCGGGGAGAACTCGAAACAAAACACCGTCATGTCTCCCGCCGGTTCGGATTTTGCCGCGCCGAACTCGACGACGTCCTCTTTTGCCGTTGCAGGTGCGTCCATGCCGGACGGGGGCGGGCCCACCCCGGGCCGGACCATGCGCATTGATCAGAACCTGTTGGACGGGTTCATGAATCTGGTGGGCGAACTGATCGTGGCCCGCAACGTCCTGGGCCACGTCCAAAAGCGGCTGGACCGCGAGGCCGATGCCTCCCTGCCCGGGCTGCGCGAACTGCGGGGGGCCTGCCAACTGGTCTCCCGGATTTCCGACGCCATGCAGCGCAACATCATGGCCTTGCGCATGGTTCCGGTCAAAACCGTGTTCCAGAAGCTGCCCCGGATTATCCGGGACGTCACCCAAAAGAACGGCAAAAAGATCGACCTGGTTCTGCACGGCGAGGAAACGGAAATCGACAAGGGCATTGCCGAGGAGATCAGCGATCCATTGGTGCACATCATTCGCAACGCCGCTGACCATGGGATTGAACTTCCGGATCTGCGTCGGGAACGAGGCAAGCCCGAACGCGGGACCGTGGCCATCAAGGCCGGTCAAGAGGGCAACAGCTTCGTGATCGAAATTCTGGACGACGGTGCGGGCATCGACACGGACCTGGTTCTGGAGAAGGCTCTGGAACGGGGCCTGATTCAGCCGGACCAGGCCGACCGGATCAGCCGGGAGGAAATCATCCAGCTCATTTTTGCACCGGGATTCAGCACGGCTCGCGAGGTGTCCTCCATTTCCGGCCGGGGCGTGGGCATGGACGTGGTGCTGACCAACATCCGCAAGGTCAAGGGAGCGGTGAAGATCGACTCCCAGCAGGGTCAGGGAACCCGGATCCGGCTGGAACTGCCTCTGACCCTGGCCGTGGTGGAAACCTTGCTGGTCGGGGTGGGTCGGGAGACCTTCGCCATTCCGGTTGAAGCGGTCCGCGAAACCGTCAAGTTGAAGCGCTCCGCGATCAAGTCGATGATGAAACGGCGGGCCATGACTTTGCGTGGAGAGGTGATCGGCCTGGAAACCCTGGCTGAAATCCTGGGCATGAACAGAGACCACGGGCTGCCCCGGATGGTGGACGCCGCACGTGACGAGGACGACGACATTCCGGTGCTGATCCTCCAGAACGGCGACGAGCTGCTCGGCGTGGCCGTGGACAAGCTGCAGCGTCAGGAAGAAATCGTGATCAAGCCCCTGGTCGGTTATCTGGCCGATCTGCCCGGCTTGGCCGGAGCCTCGATCCTGGGGGATGGACGCGCCTTGTTGGTCTTGGACCCCTTGGAATTGATGCAGGCAGCCTCGCGAGGAGTGCTGCCATGA
- a CDS encoding methyl-accepting chemotaxis protein: MTLLDRLEEPGNRRLLLLGLAAGLILAAIWTVLLTIYGPTWFAGQSPFATIPATVGGLVAALLLPLAAAVARFAPATSRRHIQEQHAVGLAEQEDRWQRRLAQEQERLLDLEVRFQASQAEAAETQAHMEPLAETMMSLQRRIHIAKQVLAVAVGQLNHSTSSIETATVQVLGQLNELVGSMDRSITANNQLMTNIRQRLAQHISADQRGTHKDFAFIRDRYLETIKKVASELSLIVEGKAEYARMLDQMQKILEEVLPFSDDIAFIADQTNLLSLNAAIEAARAGDAGRGFSVVADEVRKLAHKSAGSADNIREGLERAHAHIQESTQAVREAISVENAYVHSTSALMEGLFVSLLDISTEMEGIMGQTIGETSSIRDRINSMIFSLQFEDIIKQVVSHVIKALEDMSEDFAGVQSKEVLESELLHLGLREEILGRLSAMYTMETERTLAHSILDLKPEKAERKSVKVKAKPKAVQAASEPEDDVTFF; the protein is encoded by the coding sequence ATGACCTTACTTGACCGCCTTGAAGAACCCGGCAACCGCCGCCTGTTGCTCCTCGGACTTGCCGCGGGACTGATCCTGGCCGCGATCTGGACCGTGCTGCTGACGATTTACGGCCCGACCTGGTTTGCCGGACAAAGCCCGTTTGCAACCATCCCCGCGACCGTGGGCGGCCTTGTGGCGGCCTTGCTCCTGCCCCTGGCTGCGGCTGTGGCGCGGTTCGCGCCGGCCACCAGCCGCCGACACATCCAGGAACAACACGCCGTTGGGCTGGCGGAGCAGGAAGACCGGTGGCAACGGCGTTTGGCCCAGGAACAGGAACGGCTCCTGGACTTGGAAGTCCGCTTCCAGGCCAGTCAGGCTGAGGCGGCTGAGACCCAAGCCCATATGGAACCGTTGGCCGAAACCATGATGTCCCTGCAACGCCGGATTCACATCGCCAAACAGGTTCTGGCCGTGGCCGTGGGCCAACTCAACCATTCCACCTCCAGCATCGAAACCGCCACGGTCCAGGTTCTCGGGCAGCTCAACGAGCTGGTGGGCAGCATGGACCGGAGCATTACCGCCAATAACCAACTGATGACCAACATCAGGCAGCGGCTGGCCCAGCACATTTCCGCGGATCAGCGCGGCACGCACAAAGACTTCGCCTTTATCCGCGACCGCTACCTGGAAACCATCAAGAAAGTGGCGTCCGAACTGAGCCTGATCGTGGAGGGCAAGGCCGAATACGCCCGGATGCTGGATCAGATGCAAAAAATCCTGGAGGAAGTGCTCCCTTTTTCCGACGACATCGCCTTTATCGCGGACCAGACCAACCTCTTGTCCTTGAACGCGGCCATTGAGGCGGCTCGGGCCGGGGACGCCGGACGCGGCTTCTCCGTGGTCGCGGACGAGGTGCGCAAGCTGGCCCACAAATCCGCCGGATCCGCCGACAACATTCGGGAAGGGCTGGAGCGGGCCCACGCGCATATTCAGGAATCCACCCAGGCCGTGAGAGAGGCCATTTCCGTGGAAAACGCCTACGTCCACTCCACCAGCGCCCTGATGGAGGGGCTGTTTGTCTCCCTGCTGGACATTTCCACGGAAATGGAAGGCATCATGGGCCAGACCATCGGCGAAACCTCGTCCATCCGGGACCGGATCAACTCCATGATCTTCAGTTTGCAGTTCGAGGACATCATCAAGCAGGTGGTCAGCCATGTCATCAAAGCCCTGGAGGATATGAGCGAGGACTTTGCAGGCGTTCAGAGCAAAGAAGTCTTGGAGTCCGAACTGCTCCATCTGGGCCTGCGCGAAGAGATTCTCGGCCGGCTGTCCGCCATGTACACCATGGAAACGGAGCGCACATTGGCCCACTCCATCCTTGATTTGAAGCCGGAGAAGGCGGAGCGCAAGTCGGTGAAGGTGAAGGCCAAGCCCAAGGCCGTCCAGGCCGCTTCGGAGCCGGAGGACGACGTGACGTTTTTCTGA
- a CDS encoding response regulator has protein sequence MKPKILIVDDSNIVLNMHAYILEGSGYSCAMAENGYVALELLFREPFQLIVTDVNMPKMDGYELTRRIRSSEQYRDTPVIMISTEREAADKIRGMEAGANVYMVKPTQPEALVTKVNMLLA, from the coding sequence ATGAAACCCAAAATCCTGATCGTCGACGATTCCAACATCGTCCTGAACATGCACGCCTATATCCTGGAAGGCTCGGGATACAGCTGCGCCATGGCTGAAAACGGATATGTCGCCCTGGAACTGCTGTTCCGGGAACCATTCCAGCTCATCGTCACGGACGTGAACATGCCCAAGATGGACGGCTACGAGCTGACCCGCCGTATCCGGTCCAGCGAACAGTATCGGGACACTCCGGTGATCATGATCTCCACGGAACGGGAGGCCGCGGACAAGATCAGGGGCATGGAAGCCGGAGCCAACGTCTACATGGTCAAGCCGACCCAGCCAGAGGCCCTGGTGACCAAGGTCAACATGTTGCTGGCGTAA
- a CDS encoding CheR family methyltransferase — protein MSELISNADLERIRALLYKETGIYFEAKKDYFLKSRLQQRMQAQCCATFQNYYKELLFTDREAELAFLIEEVTVNETYLFRDFPQLRGFAEDVLPSYLQAKRTKGNYSLNVWSAACSTGEEPYTLAIILREMIDDYDRWNTNILATDIDRRVLRQARIGLYDERAIKETPTPYKQKYFRRTPDGWQVKPDIQEPVAFEQLNLMDRPGMRRKRAFDFIFCRNVLIYFSDDSRKQVLSALYDALVPGGYVFLGHSESVGRITASFTLERIGDFLCYKKPGAVLPRPGSPS, from the coding sequence ATGTCCGAACTGATTTCCAACGCCGATCTGGAGCGAATCCGCGCCCTGCTGTACAAGGAAACGGGCATCTATTTCGAGGCCAAGAAGGACTATTTTCTGAAGAGCAGGTTGCAGCAACGGATGCAGGCCCAGTGCTGCGCCACCTTTCAGAATTATTACAAAGAACTGCTGTTCACGGACCGGGAAGCGGAACTGGCCTTTCTGATCGAAGAAGTGACCGTCAATGAAACGTATCTGTTTCGTGACTTTCCCCAACTGCGTGGTTTTGCCGAAGACGTCCTGCCGTCCTATCTCCAGGCAAAGCGCACGAAAGGGAACTACAGCCTGAACGTCTGGTCCGCGGCCTGTTCCACCGGTGAAGAGCCGTATACCCTGGCCATCATCCTGCGGGAAATGATCGACGACTATGACCGCTGGAACACCAATATCCTGGCCACGGACATCGATCGCAGGGTGCTCCGCCAGGCCCGGATCGGCCTGTACGACGAACGGGCGATCAAGGAAACGCCCACTCCCTACAAGCAGAAATACTTCCGACGGACCCCGGACGGCTGGCAGGTCAAACCGGACATCCAGGAACCCGTGGCGTTTGAACAGCTCAACCTGATGGACCGCCCGGGCATGCGCCGCAAGCGGGCATTTGATTTCATTTTTTGCCGCAACGTCCTGATCTATTTTAGCGACGATTCCCGCAAACAGGTTCTTTCTGCCCTGTACGACGCCCTGGTGCCCGGAGGATACGTTTTTCTGGGCCATTCCGAGTCCGTGGGCCGGATTACGGCGTCGTTCACTCTGGAACGGATCGGCGACTTCCTGTGCTACAAAAAACCGGGCGCAGTCCTCCCGCGCCCAGGGAGCCCATCATGA
- a CDS encoding chemotaxis protein CheA → MDNKKDHYRQQFIIEVGDILDTVTESLLKAEADPANLELLHSIFRGVHTIKGSSAMFDMDELGAFAHHLEGVLNGLRGKSMVLTGELVDLLFQGLDTLREIMAATLRGEAVIPPDDLVRRYAELIQAAGGKTVQHDQYAATSEAAVVPPRLPLDEVNGRALWSSFNDPDHPQRHVYYIEPMFDSEHLANGFDPLVFLRNLKENCSFYLADCRCLIPGIREYRPLDIYLRATLIVITDLSAAEIRDLAYDPELIHVTELEPDESQDRTTRPEVSPTWKPLGKILLEERKITEEDLDQALARQRGERGANAAAPSAQGELKVMRVEESKIDDFGNTVGELIIARNAYDFLVDRLDQAQSLESADIKALKDNLRLFARITNELQYGVMNLRMTPIRGIFQKFSRVVRDISSKQGKLIDMTIEGGETEIDKKVADILADPLIHMIRNACDHGLEPPQERIAAGKPERGGLMLKAAHEGSNLALTITDDGRGIDRQRVFAKASRNGLPVNGPDDPDILDVIFEPGFSMKEEVSDISGRGVGMDVVRSTLRELGGTVHIDSVLGQGSTFSLTIPMSMGVTTALHVAAGTGEYALPMDGVLETVKVAASAIHDLGASRGMHYRGGMLPVAHLADLFPGSRRNWSDDEDLLVVALNDARGRYGLIIDKLLRNCEIAVKPVPDAFSELSFLGGVTILGDGRVLLVLNPELLGQALRHNHDELLYDLT, encoded by the coding sequence ATGGACAATAAGAAAGACCATTACCGCCAGCAGTTTATCATCGAGGTGGGCGACATCCTGGACACGGTCACGGAAAGCCTGCTCAAGGCCGAAGCTGATCCCGCGAATCTGGAATTGTTGCACTCCATCTTCCGTGGCGTGCACACCATCAAGGGCAGTTCGGCGATGTTCGACATGGACGAACTGGGCGCTTTCGCCCACCACCTGGAAGGGGTACTCAACGGCCTGCGTGGGAAAAGCATGGTTCTGACCGGTGAGCTGGTTGATCTGCTGTTCCAGGGACTGGATACCCTGCGGGAAATCATGGCCGCGACACTGCGCGGCGAAGCCGTCATCCCGCCGGATGACTTGGTCCGGCGCTACGCGGAGCTGATTCAGGCCGCCGGCGGCAAAACCGTTCAGCACGATCAATACGCCGCCACCAGCGAGGCAGCGGTGGTCCCGCCGCGGCTGCCCCTGGACGAGGTGAACGGCCGGGCGCTCTGGAGTTCCTTCAACGATCCGGACCACCCCCAGCGCCATGTCTATTATATCGAGCCCATGTTCGACTCGGAGCATCTGGCCAACGGCTTTGATCCTCTGGTCTTTCTGCGCAACCTCAAAGAAAACTGCTCCTTTTATCTGGCGGATTGCCGCTGTCTGATTCCGGGGATCCGGGAATACCGACCACTGGATATCTATCTGCGGGCCACCCTGATCGTGATCACGGACCTCTCTGCGGCGGAAATCCGGGACCTGGCTTATGACCCGGAGCTGATCCACGTCACGGAACTGGAACCGGACGAGAGTCAGGACAGGACCACCCGGCCCGAGGTATCGCCCACCTGGAAGCCGTTGGGCAAAATTCTGCTGGAAGAGCGCAAGATCACCGAGGAAGACCTGGATCAGGCCCTTGCCAGACAGCGCGGCGAGCGCGGCGCGAATGCCGCCGCCCCAAGCGCCCAAGGGGAGCTGAAGGTGATGCGCGTGGAGGAGTCCAAGATCGACGACTTCGGCAACACCGTGGGCGAACTGATCATCGCCCGGAATGCCTATGACTTTCTGGTGGACCGGCTGGACCAGGCTCAGAGTCTGGAGTCCGCGGACATCAAGGCCCTCAAGGACAACCTGCGCCTGTTCGCCCGGATCACCAACGAACTGCAGTACGGCGTGATGAACCTGCGCATGACCCCGATCCGCGGAATTTTTCAGAAATTCAGCCGGGTGGTCCGGGATATCTCCAGCAAGCAGGGCAAGCTGATTGACATGACCATCGAAGGCGGGGAGACGGAAATCGATAAGAAGGTCGCCGATATTCTTGCCGATCCGCTGATTCACATGATCCGCAACGCCTGCGACCACGGCCTGGAGCCTCCCCAGGAGCGGATCGCGGCGGGCAAGCCGGAACGCGGTGGGCTGATGCTCAAGGCCGCGCACGAAGGCAGCAATCTGGCCCTGACCATCACCGACGACGGCCGGGGCATTGACCGGCAACGGGTCTTCGCGAAGGCCTCGCGCAACGGCCTGCCCGTGAACGGCCCCGATGATCCGGACATTCTGGACGTCATTTTTGAGCCTGGTTTTTCCATGAAGGAAGAGGTGTCGGACATCTCCGGCCGGGGCGTGGGCATGGACGTGGTCCGCTCCACCTTGCGCGAGCTGGGGGGCACGGTGCACATCGACAGCGTCCTAGGGCAAGGCTCCACCTTCAGTCTGACCATCCCCATGAGCATGGGCGTGACCACGGCCTTGCACGTGGCCGCCGGAACGGGGGAATACGCCCTGCCCATGGACGGCGTCCTGGAGACCGTCAAGGTCGCGGCCTCGGCGATTCATGACCTTGGGGCAAGCCGGGGCATGCACTACCGGGGCGGGATGCTGCCCGTGGCCCACTTGGCCGACCTCTTCCCCGGCAGCCGACGGAACTGGTCCGATGACGAGGATCTGCTGGTGGTGGCCCTGAACGATGCCAGGGGCCGCTACGGATTGATCATCGACAAGCTGCTGCGCAACTGTGAAATCGCCGTGAAGCCCGTTCCCGATGCGTTTTCCGAACTCTCCTTCCTGGGCGGAGTGACCATCCTTGGAGATGGCCGGGTTCTGCTGGTGCTCAACCCGGAACTTCTCGGCCAAGCCCTGCGCCATAACCATGACGAGTTGCTGTATGACCTTACTTGA